A genome region from Carya illinoinensis cultivar Pawnee chromosome 2, C.illinoinensisPawnee_v1, whole genome shotgun sequence includes the following:
- the LOC122300985 gene encoding transcription factor bHLH87-like, with the protein MEGLGWDGSLLVTNTPSLWSNQQHVEESLVLSSSNSSVLINPIQAFQEAQTSHVLASSDKVGVMFQPLTLVSDSMKFVSNTNLSDRQEALRLAAEAMLAKPGAGTSFGEDLTSELCPSPLMINGRYITNPLSGFWADFYMSKQSQLLNGIQNGKECLLSDSNNTDTPVEHDGIPTMFSNCRNLWNLGSGSTAISLGESENNASNARNKDMHCSVNEHEERVSKRSSEFTGYHEDFRESKPVSTKRSSSDQRELKAGPNYHSSYLLQTDSATTKGGFKSISENPPKSKRSRSEKRPSISNINFQQSSSSVSSSIMEPDPEALAQMKEMIYRAAAFRPVVNLGLEAVEKPKRKNVRISTDPQTVAARQRRERISEKIRALQRLVPGGSKMDTASMLDEAANYLKFLRSQVKALESVGHQLDSINCPTTDLAFSFNPSFPN; encoded by the coding sequence ATGGAGGGTTTGGGTTGGGATGGTTCATTACTTGTCACAAATACGCCATCCTTGTGGAGTAATCAGCAACATGTTGAGGAAAGCTTAGTTTTGTCGAGCTCAAACTCCAGCGTTTTGATCAATCCTATCCAGGCGTTCCAAGAGGCTCAAACATCCCATGTTTTGGCAAGTTCTGATAAAGTCGGCGTAATGTTTCAGCCACTAACACTCGTGTCGGATTCGATGAAGTTTGTGTCAAACACGAATCTTTCCGACCGCCAAGAAGCATTGAGGTTGGCAGCAGAAGCCATGCTTGCGAAACCAGGAGCTGGGACAAGCTTTGGAGAAGATTTAACATCCGAATTATGTCCTTCTCCTTTGATGATCAACGGGCGGTACATAACGAACCCTTTGAGCGGATTCTGGGCTGATTTTTACATGTCAAAACAATCGCAACTGCTCAATGGCATACAAAATGGAAAGGAGTGCTTGCTCTCAGATAGTAATAACACAGACACGCCGGTCGAACATGATGGGATTCCCACGATGTTCTCTAACTGCAGAAATTTATGGAATCTTGGTTCTGGTAGTACTGCAATTTCCTTAGGAGAGTCCGAGAATAATGCTTCCAATGCAAGAAACAAAGACATGCACTGCTCGGTAAATGAGCATGAGGAGAGAGTGTCAAAACGTTCCTCGGAATTTACTGGCTACCATGAAGACTTTCGAGAATCTAAGCCTGTTTCTACGAAGAGAAGCAGTAGTGATCAGAGAGAGCTTAAAGCTGGTCCGAATTATCATTCTTCTTATCTTCTTCAAACTGATTCTGCTACTACAAAAGGTGGGTTTAAGAGCATTTCCGAGAATCCGCCAAAATCTAAGAGGTCTAGATCAGAGAAGCGTCCGAGCATATCCAACATCAATTTCCAGCAGTCAAGTTCATCGGTATCCTCTTCCATCATGGAACCTGATCCAGAGGCCCTTGCACAAATGAAGGAGATGATTTATCGGGCTGCAGCTTTTAGGCCAGTAGTGAACTTAGGTTTGGAGGCGGTGGAGAAGCCCAAGAGGAAGAATGTCAGAATATCAACGGATCCGCAAACTGTGGCCGCGAGGCAAAGGAGAGAGAGGATCAGTGAGAAAATTAGAGCCCTGCAGAGGCTGGTTCCTGGTGGGAGCAAGATGGACACTGCGTCAATGCTTGATGAGGCTGCAAACTACCTCAAGTTTCTCAGGTCACAAGTCAAAGCACTGGAAAGTGTAGGCCACCAACTTGACTCAATTAACTGCCCCACTACAGATCTTGCTTTTTCTTTCAACCCCTCTTTTCCCAATTAA
- the LOC122300989 gene encoding putative leucine-rich repeat receptor-like protein kinase At2g19210, which yields MGMFEDFRFSLLGGFALSLLLVLAQDQTGFISLDCGLPENSSYSDPTTDIYYISDASCVSTGAIMSVSTEFRTNEVRKQLWNVRSFPDGDRNCYYIRLTAGVRYLIRGTFMYGNYDAKGELPVFDLHIGPNKWDSLKFESASAVIYKEIIHVPSSSYIHVCLLNTDSGTPFISALELRPLRNNTYVSESGSLALVARADTGATGSQIFRYKDDKFDRIGSAESFSVWTSLSTPLIVNAGQNTYEPPSVVMSTAATTKDANTSLDFYWDVPPNDNSGYYIYMHFAEVEELKANQYRAFNVNLNGNFWYGPVVPYYLYDFTVYSQSALTGGRYNFSLTRTENSTLPPIINAVEIYEVIQLLQTETDQEDVDAIINTKLMYGVTRNWQGDPCFPQAYMWNGLECSSGSGYNNTPRITSLNLSSSGLTGGIAPYISNLTMLVSLDLSNNSLTGSVPDFLSQLPSLSILKLEKNKLTGSVPVQLVEKSKNGALLLSVDPNLCSSASCKKKKSIAVIAAVASVAGLVIVLLLTTAAIFWSLKRRKRKDAETNNQNRLMRSEMRQFTYSDILNITDNLQRTLGKGGFGTVYHGYMDGTEVAVKMLSPSSAQGYREFEAEVKLLTRVHHRNLTTFFGYCHEEAHMGLIYEFMACGNLQDRNTNTPISWDDRLRILLEAAQGLEYLHNGCRPPIIHRDVKPTNILLNENLQAKLADFGLSKVLPSTDGASHVSTIVAGTFGYLDPEYGTSNRLTEKSDVYSFGVVMLEIITGRPVIARNPEKTHVSTWVSFMLAKGDIKNIVDPRLRGDFHVGSAWKAVEIAMNCVSPTSARRPVMSQVATGLTECVSIAGTEGYESESRDSIPLMINLNLTTNVNPVAR from the exons ATGGGGATGTTTGAAGATTTCCGGTTCTCATTGCTTGGTGGTTTTGCTCTTTCATTACTTTTGGTTCTTGCCCAGGATCAAACAG GCTTCATAAGCTTAGATTGCGGACTGCCGGAGAATTCGAGCTATAGTGACCCGACGACCGATATATATTACATTTCGGATGCCAGCTGTGTAAGCACCGGTGCAATTATGAGTGTATCGACTGAATTCAGAACAAATGAAGTTCGTAAACAGCTATGGAACGTCAGAAGCTTTCCTGATGGAGACAGAAACTGCTACTACATTAGACTTACAGCAGGCGTGAGGTACTTGATCCGAGGGACTTTCATGTACGGGAACTACGATGCCAAAGGTGAATTACCTGTGTTCGATCTGCATATTGGACCTAATAAGTGGGATTCCTTGAAATTTGAGAGTGCGTCCGCTGTTATCTACAAGGAGATCATACATGTCCCATCATCGAGTTACATCCATGTTTGCCTCCTCAACACGGACTCTGGAACGCCGTTCATTTCCGCATTAGAACTAAGGCCTTTGAGAAATAACACTTATGTGTCTGAATCGGGTTCGTTGGCACTCGTTGCACGGGCAGATACCGGTGCAACTGGAAGCCAAATATTCAG GTACAAGGACGACAAATTTGATCGGATTGGGTCTGCCGAGAGCTTCAGTGTGTGGACATCGTTAAGCACGCCGCTCATTGTCAACGCCGGTCAGAATACTTACGAACCGCCATCGGTTGTCATGAGCACTGCTGCGACGACAAAAGATGCAAATACTTCGTTGGATTTCTATTGGGACGTCCCTCCTAACGACAACTCTGGATATTATATCTACATGCACTTTGCTGAGGTTGAAGAACTCAAAGCCAACCAATACAGAGCATTCAACGTCAACTTAAATGGAAACTTTTGGTACGGACCTGTTGTTCCCTATTATCTATACGATTTTACTGTGTACAGCCAATCCGCCCTGACAGGAGGAAGATATAATTTCTCACTCACAAGAACTGAAAACTCTACTCTCCCACCAATCATCAACGCCGTTGAGATTTATGAAGTTATACAACTCCTACAAACTGAGACAGACCAGGAAGATG TTGATGCAATTATCAACACCAAGTTAATGTATGGAGTGACACGAAACTGGCAAGGAGATCCGTGTTTTCCTCAAGCGTACATGTGGAATGGTCTCGAGTGTAGCTCTGGATCAGGTTACAATAATACCCCAAGAATCACATCCTT GAACTTGTCCTCGAGTGGATTAACCGGGGGGATTGCCCCTTACATATCCAATCTCACGATGCTTGTATCTTT GGATCTATCAAACAACAGCTTAACTGGATCGGTACCAGATTTTCTATCACAATTGCCATCACTGAGTATTtt AAAGCTGGAAAAGAATAAGCTCACAGGTTCCGTTCCAGTTCAACTTGTTGAAAAATCAAAGAACGGAGCCCTATTACTCAG CGTGGATCCAAACCTATGCTCATCGGCTTCgtgcaaaaagaagaagagtatTGCTGTTATTGCGGCAGTAGCATCGGTCGCTGGACTGGTGATCGTCCTCTTATTAACTACAGCGGCTATTTTTTGGAGcctaaaaaggagaaaaagaaaag ATGCGGAAACAAACAATCAAAATCGGCTAATGAGGTCAGAAATGCGACAATTTACTTACTCTGACATCCTCAATATCACCGATAATTTACAGAGAACACTGGGGAAAGGTGGATTTGGAACAGTTTACCATGGCTACATGGATGGCACTGAAGTGGCTGTTAAGATGCTTTCTCCATCATCTGCTCAAGGGTATCGGGAATTTGAAGCAGAG GTTAAGCTTCTGACTAGAGTTCATCATCGAAATTTGACGACCTTTTTTGGGTACTGCCATGAAGAAGCACACATGGGGCTCATTTATGAGTTCATGGCCTGTGGAAACTTGCAAG ATAGAAACACTAACACCCCAATCAGCTGGGATGACAGACTCCGAATATTACTCGAAGCAGCACAAG GACTGGAGTATCTGCACAATGGTTGTAGGCCACCAATAATCCACAGAGATGTGAAGCCTACAAATATATTGTTGAATGAGAATTTGCAAGCCAAACTAGCCGACTTTGGTCTATCCAAAGTATTACCCAGCACCGATGGTGCTTCTCACGTGTCCACCATTGTTGCTGGAACTTTTGGGTACCTCGATCCCGA GTACGGCACATCAAACAGGTTAACGGAGAAAAGTGACGTCTACAGTTTTGGAGTTGTTATGCTGGAGATAATCACAGGCCGACCTGTGATAGCAAGAAATCCTGAGAAGACTCACGTGAGTACATGGGTGAGTTTCATGCTTGCTAAAGGTGATATAAAAAACATTGTTGATCCGAGGTTGCGGGGAGATTTCCACGTTGGCTCTGCCTGGAAAGCTGTTGAAATAGCAATGAATTGTGTATCTCCAACATCTGCTAGAAGGCCTGTCATGAGTCAGGTGGCAACGGGACTAACAGAATGTGTGTCCATAGCTGGGACGGAGGGCTATGAGAGTGAATCGAGGGATTCAATTCCATTAATGATAAACTTGAATCTGACTACTAACGTCAATCCCGTGGCCAGGTAG
- the LOC122301897 gene encoding uncharacterized protein LOC122301897: MASLMKDTARFQKVACGDKEMLKSLNIDVIPVKQKRAQVVKWIKPIQERFKLKTNGSSNPGNSGAGGLLRDDAGNMVFAFSVDLGAGSNNAAELRAIIYGLKICQEQRINRVELETNSQLVIKWISGAKCRVWYLEDFWEEAVKIFNECGHTIKHTSFREGNAPADYLAKLGVQGKN; the protein is encoded by the coding sequence ATGGCAAGCTTGATGAAGGATACTGCAAGATTCCAGAAGGTGGCATGTGGGGATAAAGAAATGCTGAAGAGTCTAAATATCGATGTAATCCCAGTGAAGCAAAAACGAGCGCAAGTGGTCAAGTGGATAAAGCCAATACAGGAGAGATTTAAGCTCAAAACAAATGGAAGCAGTAATCCCGGTAACTCAGGTGCAGGTGGTCTCCTTCGAGACGACGCAGGAAATATGGTTTTTGCATTCTCAGTGGATCTCGGAGCTGGCAGTAATAATGCAGCAGAATTGAGAGCAATTATATATGGGCTAAAGATCTGCCAAGAACAGAGGATTAATAGGGTTGAGTTGGAAACCAATTCACAGCTGGTGATTAAGTGGATTAGTGGTGCTAAATGCAGAGTATGGTACCTAGAAGACTTTTGGGAGGAAgctgtaaaaatatttaacgaATGTGGACACACAATCAAACATACCAGCTTCCGGGAAGGTAATGCCCCAGCCGATTACTTGGCGAAACTCGGTGTGCAAGGGAAAAACTAA
- the LOC122301898 gene encoding uncharacterized protein LOC122301898 → MDASWQHLDYFWIGAPGTGFKQEVEFKTLPAYCLLCKMQGHNKRTCRKDKSKPAFEKVEQQKVAKEPCEVRREPNAEERITDVGGNDGTKSGAVEVLEGPIRTGEENVRMTKQEGERGLGTSRGRLKKLEKKFNIKVVALAETFVDERKMDNIKKLLWLENGCSNQAQARKIWLLWDKSVDVNVVRMSDQFIMAKISEWSTDILLTFVYAKCNYGLCRQLWKDLEEEAQMNLPWMILGDFNVIRTNDERRGGAARPMIAMEEFNSWISGCGLLEISSQGNRLTWCNGQEGLAKCWAWLDREFINTQLLELLPQTLLTYLERNTSDHSPMIVSYDQNYQRYGPTPFRFQQMWMEHKDFFTLAKKCWEKEETGRGLEKLAFKLKQVLKTWNKEKFGRVETVIRELEQRIEALDLHLQEGYEEAVEQDLLISKMELETWKKREESMLAQKAKVKWLRARDNNTRFFHSVLKRRQQNQVNQMLKADGTSFESPEAVHKGAVTYFQELLSKGGEGGLPELNPFIDKIITEEENKEITKSPSVEEIQLALFSIPTESSPGPDGFGSGFYRHC, encoded by the exons ATGGATGCCTCCTGGCAGCACTTGGATTATTTTTGGATAGGTGCACCGGGGACTGGCTTTAAACAAGAAGTAGAGTTCAAGACATTGCCGGCCTACTGTTTACTCTGTAAAATGCAGGGCCATAACAAAAGGACCTGTAGGAAAGACAAGAGCAAACCAGCATTTGAAAAAGTAGAACAGCAAAAGGTAGCAAAGGAGCCCTGTGAGGTTAGAAGGGAACCGAATGCTGAAGAAAGGATAACTGACGTGGGAGGGAATGATGGAACAAAGTCTGGCGCGGTGGAAGTTTTGGAAGGACCCATTCGGACTGGAGAGGAGAATGTGAGAATGACAAAGCAAGAAGGAGAGCG GGGCCTGGGCACGTCAAGGGGAAGGTTGAAGAAgctagaaaaaaaattcaacattaAAGTTGTAGCGTTAGCAGAGACATTTGTGGATGAGAGGAAGATGGATAATATCAAGAAGCTCCTATGGCTGGAAAACGGGTGCTCTAACCAAGCACAAGCTAGAAAGATTTGGCTGTTGTGGGATAAAAGTGTTGACGTGAACGTGGTTCGCATGAGCGATCAATTTATTATGGCAAAAATTTCGGAGTGGAGTACAGATATCTTACTAACCTTTGTCTATGCTAAATGCAACTATGGGCTTTGTAGGCAGCTATGGAAGGACTTGGAGGAGGAAGCGCAGATGAACTTACCTTGGATGATTCTAGGGGACTTCAACGTTATAAGAACGAACGATGAAAGAAGGGGGGGTGCTGCTCGCCCTATGATAGCAATGGAGGAATTTAACAGCTGGATCAGTGGATGTGGGCTACTCGAAATAAGTTCCCAAGGAAATAGGCTAACCTGGTGTAATGGGCAAGAAGGTTTAGCAAAGTGTTGGGCTTGGCTAGACAGAGAATTTATTAATACACAGCTCCTAGAGTTGCTCCCTCAGACATTGTTGACTTACTTGGAGCGTAATACTTCGGACCACTCCCCAATGATAGTCTCCTATGACCAAAATTACCAAAGGTACGGGCCAACTCCTTTCCGTTTTCAACAAATGTGGATGGAACATAAAGATTTTTTTACTCTAGCTAAAAAGTGTTGGGAGAAGGAAGAGACTGGAAGAGGATTGGAGAAGCTGGCCTTTAAACTGAAGCAGGTGCTTAAAACAtggaacaaagaaaaatttggTCGAGTGGAAACAGTGATCCGAGAACTAGAGCAGAGAATTGAAGCACTTGATTTGCACCTACAGGAGGGATATGAGGAAGCAGTGGAACAAGATCTACTTATTTCGAAAATGGAATTAGAAACATGGAAAAAGAGGGAGGAGTCTATGCTAGCACAAAAGGCCAAAGTTAAATGGCTTAGAGCAAGGGACAACAACACTCGTTTCTTTCACTCAGTTTTGAAGAGAAGGCAGCAAAATCAAGTTAATCAAATGCTTAAAGCTGATGGAACTTCCTTTGAATCTCCTGAAGCAGTTCACAAGGGAGCAGTTACATACTTTCAAGAATTGTTGAGCAAAGGAGGAGAGGGGGGCCTACCAGAACTGAACCCATTCATAGACAAAATTATAACAGAagaggaaaataaagaaatcacAAAAAGTCCCTCAGTAGAAGAAATTCAGCTGGCACTTTTCAGCATTCCAACGGAAAGCAGCCCGGGGCCAGATGGATTTGGCTCGGGTTTTTATAGACATTGTTAG